In Candidatus Anstonellales archaeon, the genomic stretch CGAACATTCAAGTTTTCAGTATTCTCTTTTATTGCGTCGTCTATTCTGTTGTAGCGTATGAACTCAAAATAAGCACTACTTGTAACGCAAAAACCGTTTGGAACTGGAAGACCTAAGCTTAACATCTCACCAAGATTAGCTCCTTTTCCCCCTACTTCATTAATCATTTCTTTTCTTATTTGGGAGAACCATAAGATAACATCCACAACATCACCCTCTTTTAAAATCACTCCTTGAAAACTTAGAAAGGATTATGAGATTTTTAAATTTAATTGGATACAAAACTCATGATGAGGGGTTTGTTTGTTGGTAGATTCCAACCTTTCCATCTTGGACATCTACACGCTATAAAATATGCGCTCAATAGCTGCCGGCATCTTAATATAGTTATCGGCAGCGCCCAACGAGCCTATGAATTAGATAACCCATTTACAGCCGGGGAGCGTATCGAGATGATTTTGCGGGTTCTTGATGCTGAACAAATAAGCAATAAGTGTCTACTTGTACCAATTCCAGACTTTCAAAGTAACTATCTCTGGGTTCACTATGTAATCTCCTGTCTCCCTCATTTTGATGTCGTTTATGCAAATACGCCTTTAATTATTAGGTTGTTCTCTGATGCAG encodes the following:
- a CDS encoding nicotinamide-nucleotide adenylyltransferase, translated to MMRGLFVGRFQPFHLGHLHAIKYALNSCRHLNIVIGSAQRAYELDNPFTAGERIEMILRVLDAEQISNKCLLVPIPDFQSNYLWVHYVISCLPHFDVVYANTPLIIRLFSDAGFKIKEIPFFSRYSLEAKKIRSLMSKDRAWKKYVHVEVYNFIKEIGGVERIKALVSKSK